A genomic window from Nocardioides rotundus includes:
- a CDS encoding nitrite/sulfite reductase, with product MNAPNPASTAQGSTAGPDTRPAAATGPGRPKSSRPRPKKGEGQWALGYREPLNKNEQTKKDDDPLNVRDRILHIYSRRGFDSIDPADLRGRFRWMGLYTQRAPGFDGGKTGQVAEEELDDRYFMMRVRTDGAVLGADALRALGGISTDFGRNTADITDRNNIQYHWIEIENVPEIWNRVDAAGLTTLEACGDSPRGFLGSPVAGIAKDEIIDGTEALAEIKRRYIGNPDFSNLPRKFKTALTGHPSHDVAPEVNDVSFVGTVHPEHGPGFDLWVGGGLSTNPMLAQKLGVWIPVDEVADAWEGVISIFRDYGYRRLRSRARLKFLVADWGVEKFREVLESEYLHRTLVDCPSPEAPAVQGDHIGVHEQKDGRFYVGATPLVGRIDGTTLTALGDLVEKYDADGARLTAYQKLVVIGVDGTDTDAFVEDLERIGLTARPSNWRRTTMACTGIEFCKLAIVDTKERARRLVTELEQRFPDLEVPISVNVNGCPNACARTQVADIGLKGQLVMDESGQQVEGFQVHLGGGLGLEAGFGRKLRAHKVTSAGLDDYVTNVVRAFLAERHDDESFAQWVGRADDAVLRGEAVLEEAGV from the coding sequence GTGAACGCACCGAACCCCGCCAGCACCGCTCAGGGCTCCACCGCCGGACCCGACACCCGCCCCGCCGCGGCCACCGGGCCCGGCCGTCCCAAGTCGAGCCGTCCCCGCCCCAAGAAGGGCGAGGGCCAGTGGGCGCTGGGCTACCGCGAGCCGCTGAACAAGAACGAGCAGACCAAGAAGGACGACGACCCGCTCAACGTCCGCGACCGGATCCTGCACATCTACTCCCGCCGCGGCTTCGACTCTATCGACCCCGCCGACCTGCGCGGCCGGTTCCGCTGGATGGGCCTCTACACCCAGCGCGCTCCCGGCTTCGACGGCGGCAAGACCGGCCAGGTCGCCGAGGAGGAGCTGGACGACCGCTACTTCATGATGCGGGTCCGCACCGACGGCGCGGTCCTGGGCGCGGACGCGCTGCGCGCCCTGGGTGGCATCTCCACCGACTTCGGCCGCAACACCGCCGACATCACCGACCGCAACAACATCCAGTACCACTGGATCGAGATCGAGAACGTCCCCGAGATCTGGAACCGGGTCGACGCGGCCGGGCTCACCACCCTGGAGGCCTGCGGCGACTCCCCGCGCGGCTTCCTGGGCTCGCCGGTGGCCGGGATCGCCAAGGACGAGATCATCGACGGCACCGAGGCGCTCGCCGAGATCAAGCGCCGCTACATCGGCAACCCGGACTTCTCCAACCTCCCGCGGAAGTTCAAGACCGCGCTGACCGGGCACCCCAGCCACGACGTGGCGCCCGAGGTGAACGACGTCTCCTTCGTGGGCACCGTCCACCCCGAGCACGGCCCCGGCTTCGACCTGTGGGTCGGCGGCGGGCTGTCCACCAACCCGATGCTCGCCCAGAAGCTGGGCGTGTGGATCCCGGTCGACGAGGTCGCCGACGCCTGGGAGGGCGTGATCTCGATCTTCCGCGACTACGGCTACCGCCGGCTGCGCTCGCGCGCCCGGCTGAAGTTCCTGGTCGCGGACTGGGGGGTGGAGAAGTTCCGCGAGGTGCTGGAGAGCGAGTACCTCCACCGCACCCTGGTCGACTGCCCCTCCCCCGAGGCGCCGGCCGTCCAGGGCGACCACATCGGCGTGCACGAGCAGAAGGACGGCCGCTTCTACGTCGGCGCGACCCCGCTGGTCGGCCGGATCGACGGCACCACGCTGACCGCGCTCGGCGACCTGGTGGAGAAGTACGACGCCGACGGCGCCCGGCTCACGGCGTACCAGAAGCTGGTGGTGATCGGCGTCGACGGCACCGACACCGACGCCTTCGTCGAGGATCTCGAGCGGATCGGGCTCACCGCGCGGCCGAGCAACTGGCGACGGACCACGATGGCCTGCACCGGCATCGAGTTCTGCAAGCTGGCGATCGTCGACACCAAGGAGCGGGCGCGGCGCCTGGTCACCGAGCTGGAGCAGCGCTTCCCCGACCTCGAGGTGCCGATCTCGGTCAACGTCAACGGCTGCCCCAACGCCTGCGCCCGGACCCAGGTCGCCGACATCGGGCTCAAGGGCCAGCTCGTCATGGACGAGAGCGGCCAGCAGGTCGAGGGCTTCCAGGTCCACCTCGGCGGCGGCCTCGGGCTCGAGGCGGGCTTCGGTCGCAAGCTGCGCGCCCACAAGGTGACCAGCGCCGGGCTGGACGACTACGTCACCAACGTCGTCCGGGCCTTCCTGGCCGAGCGCCACGACGACGAGTCCTTCGCCCAGTGGGTCGGCCGCGCGGACGACGCCGTACTCCGAGGCGAGGCCGTGCTGGAGGAGGCGGGCGTATGA